Proteins encoded within one genomic window of Dyadobacter chenhuakuii:
- a CDS encoding DUF4159 domain-containing protein gives MKPFFFTRIQYTSGNWDTDQRMPSNLLHSLVEYTTIPIDEKEKVVQLNSNEIFKSPFCYLSGHKLVEFSTQEREHFRRYVQNGGFVFVDDCNHDIDGLFAKSFEQEMERTFGPKALQKIPNSHPIYSSFFKFEEGPPTTSFELNGWGDDLVHDYLKAITINGRIGVLYSNKDYGCEWDYDFRNKRFLAVDNTRFGVNIVVYALNA, from the coding sequence TTGAAGCCTTTTTTCTTTACTCGAATTCAATACACGTCCGGAAACTGGGACACCGACCAGCGAATGCCGTCCAATCTGCTGCATTCGCTGGTTGAATACACCACAATTCCGATTGATGAGAAGGAAAAAGTAGTACAATTGAACAGCAATGAAATTTTCAAAAGTCCTTTTTGCTACCTGAGCGGGCACAAGCTGGTTGAGTTTTCCACGCAGGAAAGGGAACATTTTAGACGATATGTGCAAAACGGCGGCTTCGTTTTTGTGGACGATTGCAATCATGATATCGATGGACTTTTCGCCAAATCGTTTGAGCAGGAAATGGAACGGACGTTTGGTCCCAAAGCCTTGCAAAAGATCCCCAATAGCCACCCTATTTATTCCAGTTTTTTCAAATTTGAGGAAGGGCCGCCAACGACTTCATTCGAGTTGAATGGCTGGGGCGATGATCTTGTGCATGATTATCTCAAAGCGATTACGATCAATGGACGGATCGGTGTGTTATATAGCAATAAAGATTACGGCTGCGAATGGGATTATGATTTTCGTAACAAGCGTTTTCTGGCAGTTGACAATACACGTTTTGGTGTGAATATTGTAGTCTATGCGCTAAATGCATAG
- a CDS encoding sensor histidine kinase gives MNTHKTYEELLRENEELHAQLEEATETIHAIRSGQVDALVVQNPDGGHQLYTLKTADQTYRVFIEKMNEGAVTLNHEGLILYCNSMFASMINLPLSKVVGLHFADFIADGFLEIYLDLFDNGWSEDSKTELCISRGGAQVPCQLSVTMLQLDEGPALSIILTDLSFQKEIQQLLKQNNLRLAEINTELETSNHDLQQFASVASHDLQEPLRKILIFSTMLRNKLVNELTEENITYLDKIIASSQRMRNMITDILSYSRLSTNLNNYSLTSLNEVVNEVLEDYEILILERNAEVIVDQLPDIEVNRGQIKQVFQNLISNSIKFSKPGLAPVIRISGGVHEDAEGTLKDASTAATCYITVSDNGIGFDELYNEKIFSLFERLNNKDKYEGSGIGLAITKKIIDKHNGSIAVSSKEGEGAIFELTLPVNQRI, from the coding sequence ATGAACACGCATAAGACATATGAAGAGCTGTTAAGGGAGAACGAAGAGCTGCACGCGCAACTTGAAGAAGCTACGGAGACCATCCATGCGATCCGTTCAGGCCAAGTGGACGCATTGGTTGTTCAGAATCCCGATGGCGGGCATCAGCTTTATACATTGAAAACCGCTGATCAAACCTACCGCGTATTCATTGAGAAAATGAATGAAGGCGCTGTAACGCTCAATCATGAGGGCCTGATATTGTATTGCAACTCTATGTTTGCCTCTATGATCAACCTCCCGCTTTCGAAGGTGGTGGGGCTGCATTTTGCCGATTTCATTGCCGATGGATTTCTTGAAATATACCTGGATCTTTTCGATAACGGTTGGAGCGAGGATAGCAAAACAGAGCTTTGCATTAGCAGAGGCGGCGCGCAGGTTCCCTGCCAGCTGTCCGTAACCATGCTGCAATTGGACGAAGGCCCGGCGCTCAGCATTATATTGACAGACTTGTCTTTTCAGAAAGAAATCCAACAACTACTGAAACAGAACAACTTACGTCTCGCAGAAATTAACACCGAGCTGGAAACCAGCAACCACGACCTGCAACAATTTGCATCCGTAGCCTCCCACGACTTGCAGGAGCCGCTGCGCAAAATATTGATTTTCTCCACGATGCTCAGGAACAAGCTTGTCAATGAGCTGACGGAAGAGAACATTACATATCTGGACAAAATCATCGCATCTTCTCAAAGGATGCGCAACATGATCACCGATATACTAAGTTATTCAAGGCTTTCAACTAATCTTAACAACTATTCCTTGACCAGCTTAAATGAGGTCGTTAATGAGGTGCTGGAAGATTATGAGATCCTCATTTTGGAAAGGAACGCAGAGGTTATAGTTGACCAACTGCCTGATATAGAAGTCAACAGAGGGCAAATTAAACAGGTTTTCCAAAACCTGATCAGCAACTCCATCAAGTTCTCCAAACCCGGGCTTGCACCGGTAATACGCATTTCGGGAGGCGTCCACGAGGACGCGGAAGGTACATTGAAAGATGCATCAACGGCAGCGACCTGCTACATTACGGTTTCTGACAACGGCATTGGTTTTGACGAGCTGTATAACGAGAAGATTTTCTCTCTGTTTGAGCGGTTAAATAACAAAGACAAGTATGAAGGATCCGGGATTGGTCTGGCCATTACCAAAAAGATCATTGACAAGCACAACGGAAGCATTGCTGTGTCCAGCAAAGAGGGTGAAGGCGCCATTTTTGAACTGACATTGCCTGTAAATCAGCGTATTTGA
- a CDS encoding MutS-related protein, with amino-acid sequence MKIIEIFKMHPIDPQTLQELQILPKSSRDPSILHFFDHTATEGGRDCLREMLLKPKRSLDEIHSFQELLKAFIQMPDAFKVDIPRTYVSAAEAYYASNIAYSMSQDVFQHWFDTWIFSWRSPSEFYIVRSGFTATFRLLKAIEEMISELPEALPELLADDILFVKALLNKKGMNSLLKIQDSKLTRRTVFFWDYFLRISNKKDFRRILDIFYKLDALRSIALTATIHHLQFPIFVANAEQVHFKAEQLWHPLIENAVPNSLTLHSQTPVCMLTGANTSGKTTFLKTCGIAVYLAHAGFPVPAAMLRLTFADRLFTSIHLSDNIALGYSHFFGEVMRIKVIAEALHAQESCFVIIDELFRGTNQEDSLYCSMTVIDGFARKKQSLFMVSTHLEPLLKHYESNVQLCFRCFRTNIAGDDFVNTYQIENGISKERLGQVILRKAGVKELLHG; translated from the coding sequence TTGAAGATCATCGAAATCTTCAAAATGCATCCCATCGATCCCCAAACGCTCCAAGAATTACAAATCCTTCCCAAAAGCTCGCGGGATCCCAGCATTCTTCATTTTTTTGACCATACTGCGACCGAAGGCGGTCGGGATTGCCTGCGGGAAATGCTGTTAAAGCCAAAGCGCTCGCTGGATGAAATACATTCATTTCAGGAACTGCTGAAAGCATTTATTCAAATGCCGGATGCATTCAAAGTAGACATTCCCAGAACTTACGTATCCGCAGCAGAGGCGTACTATGCTTCCAACATCGCCTATTCCATGTCGCAGGATGTGTTCCAGCACTGGTTCGACACCTGGATTTTCTCATGGCGTAGTCCTTCCGAGTTTTACATTGTCCGAAGCGGTTTTACAGCAACATTCAGGCTTTTAAAAGCCATTGAAGAAATGATCTCTGAACTTCCCGAAGCACTGCCTGAACTTCTGGCTGATGACATTCTTTTCGTGAAAGCTCTTCTTAATAAAAAAGGCATGAATAGTTTGCTGAAGATACAGGATAGCAAGCTGACCAGGCGGACTGTTTTCTTCTGGGATTACTTTCTACGCATCTCAAATAAGAAAGACTTTCGGAGAATACTGGACATTTTTTACAAGCTCGATGCGCTCCGGAGCATTGCCCTAACAGCCACTATTCATCATCTTCAATTTCCAATTTTTGTAGCAAATGCCGAACAAGTCCACTTTAAGGCCGAACAGCTATGGCATCCTTTGATCGAAAATGCGGTTCCCAACAGTCTTACCCTGCACAGCCAAACCCCCGTTTGCATGCTTACGGGAGCTAATACGAGTGGCAAAACTACTTTTTTAAAAACGTGCGGTATCGCCGTCTATCTAGCGCATGCCGGCTTTCCCGTCCCCGCAGCAATGCTTCGACTAACATTTGCAGACAGACTATTCACTTCCATTCACCTTTCCGACAACATTGCGTTGGGTTACAGCCACTTTTTCGGCGAGGTTATGCGTATCAAAGTCATTGCGGAAGCCCTCCATGCACAAGAATCCTGCTTCGTTATCATTGACGAGCTGTTCCGCGGCACCAACCAAGAAGACTCTTTATATTGTTCTATGACGGTAATCGATGGTTTTGCAAGAAAAAAGCAGTCACTATTTATGGTTTCCACGCATTTGGAACCGCTGCTTAAACATTATGAAAGCAATGTGCAGCTGTGCTTCAGATGTTTCAGAACCAATATTGCCGGCGACGACTTTGTCAACACCTACCAAATCGAAAACGGCATTTCCAAAGAACGGCTGGGACAGGTAATTTTAAGAAAAGCAGGCGTCAAGGAGCTTTTACATGGTTGA
- a CDS encoding BatA domain-containing protein, whose amino-acid sequence MGFLNPYMLWGMLAVALPVIIHFWYQKKGKQIAWAASQWLVDKTSLRHRGIRIDEIPLLLIRCLLVILLSMLLSGPILNQFGRDQEKEQVHLVQADPKVTSNFRFELENALQRKERVVFISADLKPLADLTNIPETKGSLFFLQQNINSIVGDNTHLNLYLLNNQDISRLPKIVVPGTYKLYAVKDSAQQAENPLIGFAQKTGRDNINVLIDYENQDEAETVQAGLEALKDVFEIPVSIDRATGLKSKYDWIFTDKPITLRNEQTLYVIPQKGSDNQVFDNVISVSDSLRLATSAMVQNGQLPEWLGEMLITHYQLDKNLRPLSQRQLESAFGSVEPLKEQHSDGLYQWLLLLFVLVVMLERWISLNHKTARNA is encoded by the coding sequence ATGGGATTTCTGAATCCATATATGCTTTGGGGAATGCTAGCGGTTGCTTTACCGGTAATTATCCATTTCTGGTATCAAAAAAAAGGCAAACAGATTGCCTGGGCGGCTTCACAATGGCTTGTGGATAAGACTTCGTTAAGGCACCGAGGCATTAGAATAGACGAAATTCCCCTGCTGTTGATCCGTTGTTTACTAGTGATTTTACTTTCAATGCTGCTGAGTGGGCCTATCTTAAACCAGTTCGGCAGGGATCAGGAAAAAGAGCAAGTGCATCTGGTCCAGGCTGACCCAAAGGTGACCAGTAACTTTCGTTTCGAGCTTGAAAATGCATTGCAACGGAAAGAAAGGGTCGTCTTCATTAGCGCTGATTTGAAGCCACTGGCAGACCTAACGAACATTCCTGAGACAAAGGGCAGCTTATTCTTTTTACAGCAGAACATTAATAGCATTGTGGGGGATAACACGCATTTGAACTTATATCTGCTTAATAATCAGGATATAAGCCGGTTACCAAAAATTGTGGTCCCTGGAACTTACAAATTATATGCAGTTAAGGATTCAGCGCAGCAGGCGGAGAACCCTTTGATCGGGTTCGCTCAGAAAACGGGTCGCGATAACATTAATGTTTTGATTGACTACGAAAATCAGGACGAAGCGGAGACGGTTCAGGCTGGCTTGGAAGCATTGAAAGATGTTTTTGAAATTCCTGTCAGCATTGATAGGGCAACCGGGTTAAAAAGCAAATACGATTGGATATTTACGGATAAGCCAATTACCCTGCGAAATGAGCAAACTTTGTATGTTATTCCCCAAAAAGGCAGTGATAATCAGGTGTTTGATAATGTCATTTCAGTAAGTGATTCATTGCGGTTGGCGACATCCGCAATGGTGCAGAACGGACAGTTGCCCGAGTGGCTAGGTGAAATGTTGATCACGCATTATCAATTAGATAAAAATCTCAGGCCTTTAAGCCAAAGGCAGTTGGAATCAGCATTTGGCAGCGTGGAACCGCTGAAAGAACAGCATTCGGATGGTTTGTATCAATGGTTATTGTTATTGTTTGTGCTGGTAGTCATGCTGGAACGTTGGATTTCACTCAATCACAAAACGGCGCGCAATGCATGA
- a CDS encoding circadian clock KaiB family protein, with amino-acid sequence MSDNTDISPSNGDEAEIHYELRLFITGASINSRRAVVNVKEICETYLKGRYSLEIIDVYQQKTIAEKEQIIALPLLIKSAPLPARRLIGDMSDTEKVLKGLGISIGT; translated from the coding sequence ATGAGCGATAACACAGACATTAGCCCGTCAAATGGGGATGAAGCTGAGATTCACTACGAGCTAAGGCTGTTCATTACAGGCGCGTCCATCAATTCCAGAAGGGCGGTAGTTAATGTGAAGGAAATCTGTGAAACATACCTCAAAGGCAGATACTCTCTGGAAATCATTGATGTTTACCAACAAAAAACCATAGCTGAAAAAGAACAGATCATTGCCTTACCTCTACTCATTAAAAGTGCGCCGCTACCGGCACGAAGACTGATCGGAGACATGTCCGATACAGAAAAAGTACTCAAAGGTCTGGGAATTTCAATTGGAACATGA
- a CDS encoding circadian clock KaiB family protein, translating into MEESEEIWELRLYVAGKTTKSVTALANLKKYCEEYLKDKYVIEVVDLLLQPQLAEGDQILAIPTLVKKVPEPIRKIIGDLSNEEKVLVGLNIRPAKRTE; encoded by the coding sequence ATGGAAGAATCAGAAGAAATTTGGGAGCTAAGATTGTATGTAGCCGGCAAAACCACCAAATCGGTCACCGCGCTCGCTAATCTTAAAAAATATTGCGAAGAATATTTAAAGGATAAATATGTCATTGAAGTAGTTGATCTGCTGTTACAGCCGCAATTGGCGGAGGGCGACCAGATACTTGCAATTCCTACGCTTGTGAAAAAAGTCCCTGAGCCAATCCGCAAGATTATCGGCGACCTTTCGAACGAGGAAAAAGTATTGGTTGGACTTAATATACGCCCTGCAAAGAGAACAGAATGA
- a CDS encoding AAA family ATPase — MEKLELSHYKELVARLPLLKKEIAKVIVGQQEAIDEILISLLAGGHCLLEGVPGLAKTLMVKTMSEALHMSFKRIQFTPDLMPGDIVGTEILEEDHETGKKFFKFNRGPVFANVVLADEINRTPPKTQAALLEAMQEKTVTYGGTNYELPNPFLIIATQNPIEQAGTYPLPEAQLDRFLLYIKLNYPNEQEELDVLKGTTGSLKPGINRVLADTEIVALQQLTRQVHISDELITRINKLVRATRPEGSPSDFVREWCDWGAGPRAGQALVLCAKARAVLHERFAVIPEDIQTLAYPVLRHRIAMNFRAEAEGITTDQVIDQLLPAVKN, encoded by the coding sequence TTGGAAAAATTGGAGTTGAGCCATTACAAAGAGCTGGTTGCCAGGCTGCCGCTTCTGAAAAAGGAAATTGCCAAAGTGATTGTTGGTCAGCAGGAAGCGATTGATGAAATATTGATTTCCCTGCTTGCCGGAGGGCATTGCCTGTTGGAAGGCGTTCCGGGTTTGGCAAAGACATTAATGGTAAAAACCATGTCCGAAGCGCTGCATATGAGCTTCAAAAGGATCCAGTTTACGCCCGATCTGATGCCCGGAGACATTGTAGGGACCGAAATTCTGGAAGAAGATCATGAAACCGGCAAGAAATTCTTCAAATTCAACCGCGGCCCTGTGTTTGCGAATGTAGTGCTGGCCGATGAAATTAACCGGACGCCGCCTAAAACGCAGGCCGCATTGCTCGAAGCCATGCAGGAAAAAACTGTAACCTACGGCGGAACCAACTACGAGCTTCCGAACCCATTCCTGATCATTGCAACGCAAAACCCGATCGAGCAGGCAGGCACTTATCCATTACCTGAGGCGCAGCTTGATCGGTTTTTGTTGTATATCAAATTAAATTATCCCAATGAGCAGGAGGAGCTCGACGTGCTGAAAGGCACAACCGGATCGCTGAAGCCTGGCATTAACCGTGTCCTGGCCGACACGGAAATCGTTGCCTTACAACAGCTGACCCGGCAAGTTCACATTAGCGACGAGCTGATTACGCGGATCAATAAGCTCGTTAGGGCAACAAGGCCCGAGGGAAGCCCATCGGATTTTGTGAGGGAATGGTGCGATTGGGGAGCGGGGCCCAGGGCAGGGCAGGCGCTCGTACTCTGCGCAAAAGCCCGCGCGGTCCTGCACGAACGCTTCGCGGTGATTCCGGAAGATATTCAGACATTGGCTTACCCGGTATTACGGCACCGGATCGCCATGAATTTTCGTGCGGAGGCAGAAGGCATAACCACCGATCAGGTGATCGATCAATTGCTGCCTGCTGTGAAGAACTGA
- a CDS encoding TldD/PmbA family protein, with protein sequence MSIILSESEAKALMQKVLAYSKADECEINLLGEERGNLRYARNEVSTSGSLVNQNLSVQSAFGKKVGVATIDEFSDESLEKVVRRSEELAQLAPENPEYVSILGPQTYLKSSGFFESTAGINADKRADAVAKSLELSRGKNLTAAGFLDNQKGYSAMMNSKGLFAYYPSTSVNFSLTVRTPDGTGSGYIARGYSDVNKLDTAAATTIAIQKAMGSMNAKALEPGKYTVILEPTAAAVLLENIYFNFDARSADEGRSFLSKPGGKTKLGEKIVDERVNIYSDPTHPDLPASPWAGDGQPLNKMAWIEKGVVKNMVYSRYWAQKNNVKAVPSPSNVIMDGGTATMEELIKSTKQGILVTKLWYIREVDPQTLLLTGLTRDGTFYIENGVIKHPVKNFRFNESPVIMLNNLETLGRSERVVSTESDRNYMVPPMKIREFTFSSLSDAV encoded by the coding sequence ATGTCTATCATACTATCTGAATCGGAAGCAAAAGCATTAATGCAGAAAGTGCTGGCTTACTCCAAAGCGGACGAATGCGAAATTAATCTGCTGGGAGAGGAGCGGGGCAACCTGCGTTACGCAAGGAACGAAGTGTCCACAAGCGGATCGCTGGTCAACCAAAATTTATCCGTACAATCGGCTTTTGGCAAAAAAGTGGGTGTCGCCACCATTGATGAGTTCAGCGATGAGTCGCTAGAAAAAGTGGTAAGGAGGTCTGAGGAGCTTGCTCAGCTGGCGCCCGAAAATCCTGAATATGTGAGCATTCTGGGTCCGCAGACTTATCTCAAATCATCCGGTTTCTTCGAATCGACGGCTGGCATCAATGCTGATAAGCGCGCCGATGCCGTTGCGAAAAGCCTGGAACTATCGAGAGGGAAAAACCTGACGGCAGCGGGCTTCCTGGACAACCAGAAAGGCTATTCCGCCATGATGAATTCCAAAGGGTTATTCGCTTATTACCCAAGCACAAGCGTCAATTTTTCCCTCACGGTTCGCACGCCGGATGGCACGGGCTCTGGCTACATTGCGCGGGGTTATAGTGATGTGAACAAGCTCGATACGGCTGCTGCAACGACCATAGCGATCCAGAAAGCGATGGGTTCCATGAATGCGAAAGCATTGGAGCCGGGAAAATACACCGTCATTCTGGAACCAACGGCGGCGGCGGTTTTACTGGAAAATATATATTTCAATTTTGATGCAAGAAGCGCTGACGAAGGCCGCTCCTTTTTAAGCAAGCCAGGCGGGAAGACCAAGTTGGGCGAGAAAATCGTCGACGAGCGCGTGAACATTTACTCCGATCCCACGCATCCGGATCTGCCGGCATCGCCCTGGGCAGGAGATGGGCAGCCTTTGAACAAAATGGCCTGGATAGAAAAAGGGGTTGTCAAAAACATGGTCTACTCGCGCTATTGGGCACAAAAAAACAATGTAAAGGCCGTTCCTTCTCCCAGCAATGTGATTATGGACGGCGGAACCGCCACCATGGAAGAACTGATCAAATCCACGAAACAGGGGATTTTGGTTACCAAACTCTGGTATATCCGGGAAGTGGACCCGCAAACATTGTTACTGACCGGCCTTACGCGGGACGGCACATTTTACATTGAAAACGGCGTTATTAAGCATCCGGTCAAAAATTTCCGTTTTAACGAAAGTCCTGTCATTATGCTGAATAACCTCGAAACATTGGGTAGATCAGAAAGGGTCGTGAGTACGGAATCGGACAGGAATTATATGGTTCCGCCAATGAAAATCAGGGAGTTTACTTTTTCTTCACTTTCCGACGCGGTTTGA
- a CDS encoding DUF58 domain-containing protein translates to MAATTGLLASQLIKLNNLQLTGKLVSEELMLGIHASKRSGIGVEFEQYRHYEPGDDPKRIDWKLFARTDKHLIRESSTESDKQVRFVLDLSGSMNYVENGVSRLQYGQILLASLAYLCYIQNDQMSLYTLKDSSIHTISATGASSSGKQAFQKILVGLEKTIASGMWDREVKTGQKIKFPEFQSKKKEQLIFVSDFLQTHDEWLDLIRSLAGPYREIVVFQILGDQEMDFNLEGFYRFKDLETGKEIELDAGSVREKFRESADRYLLQLKEALQIPHVTLVRVRMSDPIGMVLKAYLTKRKG, encoded by the coding sequence ATGGCAGCGACCACCGGCCTGCTTGCTTCGCAGCTCATCAAGCTGAATAATCTGCAACTGACCGGCAAGCTGGTGAGCGAGGAGCTGATGCTGGGAATCCATGCCAGCAAGCGGTCGGGGATAGGAGTGGAGTTTGAGCAATATCGACATTATGAGCCCGGGGATGATCCCAAACGGATTGATTGGAAGCTGTTTGCACGCACGGATAAGCATTTGATCCGCGAATCCTCAACGGAGAGCGATAAGCAGGTGCGGTTTGTACTGGACCTTTCCGGTTCCATGAATTATGTTGAAAATGGTGTGAGTCGGCTGCAGTATGGGCAGATTTTATTGGCCTCACTGGCGTATCTCTGCTACATTCAGAATGATCAAATGTCGCTTTATACATTGAAAGACAGCTCGATCCACACCATTTCCGCGACTGGCGCATCGTCTTCCGGTAAGCAGGCTTTCCAGAAGATTTTGGTTGGTTTAGAGAAAACTATTGCGAGTGGAATGTGGGATAGGGAAGTCAAAACCGGTCAGAAAATCAAGTTTCCCGAGTTTCAATCGAAGAAAAAGGAGCAGCTGATTTTTGTAAGTGATTTTTTGCAAACACACGACGAATGGCTGGATCTGATCCGTTCCCTTGCGGGGCCTTATCGTGAAATCGTTGTATTTCAAATCCTTGGTGATCAGGAAATGGATTTTAACCTCGAAGGTTTCTATCGTTTTAAGGATTTGGAAACGGGTAAGGAGATAGAACTGGACGCAGGATCTGTTCGGGAAAAATTCCGTGAATCGGCTGATCGGTATTTACTTCAATTGAAGGAGGCTTTGCAGATCCCGCATGTGACCCTGGTGCGTGTGCGCATGAGCGACCCCATAGGAATGGTTTTGAAGGCGTATTTAACCAAACGGAAAGGATAA
- a CDS encoding DUF4175 family protein, with protein MHELRKLIVLVTSQLYVSAIFRCLLLAGSAYLFVSVFSGPLHMVSIFAAFAALGAGIVFTGIYKNNREIAISLIHNHVGETEYSLHLLEKTELNVAEQLQLERIANRNFDFPFTKLYNGLIAYLALFLTAVAFYIIYPSISFNENTTGQDHIRKQGPQKANVTLAPRYESATINIAPPAYTKLPKQQLSDLNVSVVTGSALTWNVKFTHSENLVLRLANRQGEEVSFRRENSFFTHSDKITGSGLYSIKGYWKDSLIYQSDFYRLEALPDLAPKIEPASKELYKYHFLKDTKTIKVTAKISDDFRVSQAFIVATLARGSGENVKFREVKFPLSPTDFKEADLQKVIDLNELNFTPGDELYYYWAAVDNKSPQPNFSKSDTYFLVYKDTSQVEEAELATMAVNIMPEYFRSQRQIIIDTEKLIAKRKKIPAKEFASVSNEIGFDQKVLRLRYGQYLGEEFETSIGGGGAPPEADGGNMLDAFTHKSDGEGEASHSRAADSRAAEPEHQHDHDGHAHEKAHGDAGEKDPLAALMEQYVHAHDDAETNTFYEQSTRSLLKMALEQMWQSELHLRLYEPEKALPFEHKALEFLKTAQQKARTYVKKSGYDPPPIKEKEKRLSGELKQISTDLSVEKFYKNKTIAQLAAEVSGFLGYEKLDNEQRARLRLAGTAFSDRLMNSGPFNGGLGNWEMIGALQKLVNGRKLSSNEKQRLRNGLYKYTNHSEQSRSHYSSEKRLEEAFWRKLH; from the coding sequence ATGCATGAGTTAAGGAAACTGATCGTTTTGGTGACGAGCCAGCTGTATGTGAGCGCGATTTTCCGTTGCTTGCTGCTGGCCGGTTCTGCCTACCTTTTCGTTTCGGTTTTTTCAGGGCCGTTGCATATGGTCAGCATATTTGCTGCGTTTGCGGCTTTGGGAGCCGGGATTGTTTTCACAGGGATTTATAAAAACAACAGGGAAATAGCAATCTCGCTGATCCACAACCATGTCGGCGAAACGGAATACAGCCTCCACCTCCTGGAAAAAACCGAATTGAATGTTGCAGAGCAATTGCAGTTAGAGCGCATCGCGAACCGCAATTTTGACTTTCCTTTCACCAAACTTTATAACGGCCTCATCGCCTATTTGGCCCTGTTTCTGACTGCGGTGGCATTTTATATCATTTATCCATCCATTTCATTTAATGAAAATACAACAGGTCAAGATCACATAAGGAAACAGGGGCCACAAAAAGCGAATGTTACCCTTGCACCCAGATACGAATCTGCCACCATCAACATTGCGCCACCCGCCTATACGAAATTGCCTAAGCAGCAGTTGAGTGACCTGAATGTGAGTGTTGTAACCGGCTCGGCGTTAACATGGAATGTGAAATTCACCCATTCAGAAAACCTTGTCCTTCGTCTCGCTAACCGCCAGGGTGAGGAGGTCTCGTTTCGAAGGGAGAATAGCTTTTTTACACATTCAGACAAGATTACAGGATCCGGGTTGTATTCCATTAAGGGTTATTGGAAAGATTCGCTTATATACCAATCTGATTTTTACCGGCTCGAAGCCTTGCCCGATCTTGCGCCAAAAATAGAGCCTGCGTCAAAAGAATTGTATAAATATCATTTCCTGAAAGACACTAAGACGATCAAGGTTACGGCAAAAATTTCGGACGATTTCCGTGTTAGTCAGGCATTTATAGTAGCCACGCTTGCACGCGGCTCAGGGGAAAATGTGAAGTTCCGCGAGGTGAAATTCCCATTATCCCCGACAGATTTTAAAGAGGCTGATTTACAAAAGGTAATCGACCTCAATGAGCTAAACTTTACTCCGGGCGACGAACTTTACTACTATTGGGCAGCAGTTGACAACAAGTCACCTCAGCCAAATTTCAGCAAATCAGACACTTACTTCTTGGTTTACAAAGACACTTCCCAAGTCGAGGAGGCAGAACTGGCGACAATGGCCGTGAACATTATGCCTGAATATTTCAGAAGCCAGCGACAAATCATCATTGACACCGAAAAATTAATTGCCAAACGTAAAAAGATCCCTGCGAAGGAATTTGCCTCAGTTTCCAATGAGATTGGTTTTGATCAAAAAGTGCTGAGGCTGCGTTATGGGCAGTATTTGGGAGAGGAATTTGAAACGAGCATTGGCGGCGGCGGTGCACCGCCGGAAGCCGATGGAGGCAATATGCTGGATGCTTTTACGCACAAGTCGGATGGTGAGGGAGAAGCTTCGCACAGCCGCGCTGCGGACAGCCGCGCAGCAGAGCCGGAGCATCAGCACGACCATGACGGGCACGCGCATGAAAAAGCGCATGGGGATGCAGGAGAGAAGGATCCGCTGGCGGCATTGATGGAGCAATATGTTCATGCGCATGACGATGCGGAGACGAACACATTTTATGAACAATCGACGCGGAGTTTGCTGAAAATGGCCTTGGAACAAATGTGGCAGTCAGAGTTGCATTTACGGTTGTATGAGCCGGAAAAAGCGCTCCCGTTTGAGCATAAGGCCCTTGAATTCTTAAAAACTGCTCAGCAAAAAGCCCGGACGTATGTCAAAAAAAGCGGTTATGATCCGCCGCCGATCAAGGAAAAAGAGAAGCGTTTGAGCGGTGAATTGAAGCAGATCAGCACAGATTTAAGTGTTGAAAAGTTCTATAAAAATAAAACGATTGCTCAGCTGGCAGCAGAAGTTTCAGGATTTTTGGGCTACGAAAAGCTTGACAACGAACAACGGGCCAGATTGCGACTGGCTGGAACTGCATTCTCAGACCGGCTCATGAACAGCGGACCGTTCAATGGCGGGTTAGGGAATTGGGAAATGATTGGCGCGCTTCAGAAACTTGTTAATGGGAGAAAGTTGTCGTCCAATGAAAAACAGCGCCTGAGAAACGGTTTATATAAATACACCAATCATTCTGAGCAAAGCCGAAGCCATTATTCCAGCGAGAAAAGGTTGGAAGAAGCATTTTGGAGAAAGCTGCATTAA